Proteins encoded within one genomic window of Alcanivorax sp. REN37:
- a CDS encoding transposase — protein sequence MSTDERILNVHFKLQVVSWIINDGQPLELVCEQHGLYPPAVRRWLEQYGGLPAPAPESCDQLRQQLQALEAENLRLRRINSRLQALVRRVRQQLRLPAQTC from the coding sequence ATGTCTACTGACGAGCGCATCCTCAATGTCCATTTCAAGCTGCAGGTGGTGTCCTGGATCATCAACGACGGGCAGCCGTTAGAGCTGGTGTGCGAGCAGCACGGCCTCTATCCGCCGGCGGTGCGTCGCTGGTTGGAGCAGTACGGCGGTTTACCGGCGCCGGCACCGGAGTCCTGTGATCAGTTGCGTCAGCAATTGCAGGCGCTTGAGGCAGAGAACCTGCGCCTACGTCGTATTAACAGCCGCTTGCAGGCGCTGGTACGCCGTGTACGGCAACAGTTGCGCCTACCGGCACAGACCTGTTGA